The Carassius carassius chromosome 9, fCarCar2.1, whole genome shotgun sequence genome includes a region encoding these proteins:
- the LOC132148680 gene encoding heme oxygenase 2-like, giving the protein MCLCSQRSDPTQDAGMSAVRTEDAADGRSTANGGGVVCDERGVTVLRPTDLSEMLAAGTKEVHEKAENTEFVKDFLKGRIRKELFKLGHVALFFTYSALEEQMERNKEHPHLAALYFPHELHRRDALARDLRYFYGEGWQNQISISPATQRYVERIRQIGRDQPALLVAHAYTRYMGDLSGGQVLRKVAQRAMKLPPTGEGLNFYQFDSIHSAKAFKQLYRSRMNELELNALTKQKIVEEAVLAFQFNMEIFGELEEAGKTLQDDVLDAAPVHGEMQGDISQCPYYTTKMAASDGSSYICQMAMIVLKNPSGQVLLAAWIAALAGLAAWYLMGPAVTQ; this is encoded by the exons atgtgtttgtgcagTCAGAGATCAGACCCAACACAAGACGCTGGGATGTCTGCCGTGAGGACCGAAGATGCTGCTGACGGAAGGAGCACAGCTAACGGAGGAGGAGTCGTGTGTGACGAGAGAGGCGTCACCGTCCTCAG GCCTACAGATCTCTCCGAGATGTTGGCGGCAGGAACCAAAGAAGTTCACGAGAAGGCCGAAAACACAGAGTTTGTCAAAGACTTCCTGAAGGGACGCATCCGCAAAGAGCTCTTTAAG CTCGGTCACGTGGCTTTGTTCTTCACGTATTCTGCGCTGGAAGAGCAGATGGAGAGAAATAAAGAGCATCCTCACTTGGCGGCGCTCTACTTCCCTCATGAGCTGCACCGGCGGGACGCTCTGGCTCGGGATCTGAGGTACTTCTATGGCGAGGGCTGGCAGAACCAGATCAGCATCTCTCCCGCCACTCAGCGCTACGTGGAGCGCATCCGGCAGATCGGCCGGGACCAGCCCGCGCTCCTGGTGGCTCACGCTTACACCCGCTACATGGGCGACCTCTCGGGCGGCCAGGTGCTGAGGAAGGTGGCCCAGCGCGCCATGAAGCTGCCGCCCACAGGAGAAGGCCTGAACTTCTACCAGTTCGACAGCATCCACAGCGCCAAGGCCTTCAAACAGCTGTACCGCAGCCGGATGAACGAGCTGGAGCTGAACGCACTCACCAAGCAGAAGATCGTGGAGGAAGCCGTCCTGGCCTTTCAGTTCAACATGGAG ATCTTTGGAGAACTAGAGGAGGCTGGAAAAACCCTTCAGGACGATGTTTTGGATGCCGCTCCTGTTCATGGAGAGATGCAAGGAGACATCAGCCAGTGTCCTTACTATACGACCAAAATGG CTGCCAGCGATGGATCATCTTACATTTGTCAAATGGCCATGATCGTGCTTAAAAATCCTTCTGGTCAAGTCCTATTGGCCGCCTGGATCGCTGCTCTAGCCGGATTGGCTGCTTGGTACCTCATGGGACCTGCTGTTACCCAATGA